In a single window of the Acidobacteriota bacterium genome:
- a CDS encoding peptidylprolyl isomerase has translation MRRETSLTKSSSRIPSVRVMAIIFLTFIISQTAFTQQKKRDTPAAKAEAENITAEEAAKLEAVVTTEQGTFRFEFYPDKAPKHVLNFIKLARQGYYDGSAFHRVIERAFIQGGDPLLKNPATPKDRWGTGGLNLLPDEFSDLKHVRGTVSAARIPGKPNSGGAQFFITLYPIDQFNGQYTAFGLVNEGIEVVEKISLAESNKQTNVVNTPIKILSIKIEAKKTEPFKDATVDQLRREVLLRTSLGDITLEMDPTTAPEHVRNFLKLVQTGWYNGTEFHRVIPGFVIQGGSGYTRAGSKTHAADRWVHNLKPEFSKLPHIRGVLSMARGDAEDSASTSFFIVLGTASHLDNRYTIFGKVVSGFDTIEKIETAPRTGEKPNERIELIEAVIKP, from the coding sequence ATGAGACGCGAGACTTCGTTGACCAAATCATCGTCACGCATTCCATCCGTTCGTGTGATGGCAATTATTTTTTTAACTTTCATCATCTCGCAAACGGCTTTCACGCAGCAGAAAAAACGCGACACCCCGGCAGCCAAAGCTGAAGCCGAAAATATCACTGCCGAAGAAGCGGCAAAACTTGAAGCCGTCGTGACTACCGAACAGGGCACCTTTCGTTTTGAGTTTTATCCCGACAAAGCGCCAAAACATGTGTTGAATTTTATCAAGCTCGCCAGACAAGGCTATTACGACGGTTCGGCATTTCACCGGGTCATCGAACGCGCTTTCATACAAGGCGGCGACCCGTTACTCAAAAATCCTGCGACCCCGAAAGACCGCTGGGGCACCGGCGGATTGAACTTATTACCCGATGAATTTTCCGACCTCAAACATGTTCGCGGCACTGTTTCAGCGGCGCGCATTCCGGGAAAACCCAACAGTGGCGGCGCGCAATTTTTCATTACCCTTTACCCCATCGACCAATTCAACGGGCAGTACACGGCTTTCGGTTTGGTCAATGAAGGCATCGAGGTAGTTGAAAAAATTTCCCTCGCTGAATCCAACAAACAAACCAATGTGGTCAATACGCCGATAAAAATTCTCAGCATCAAAATCGAAGCGAAAAAGACCGAGCCATTCAAAGATGCCACAGTTGATCAACTCCGTCGCGAAGTCTTGCTGAGAACTTCGCTCGGCGACATCACTTTGGAGATGGACCCGACGACTGCCCCCGAACACGTCCGCAATTTTTTAAAGTTGGTGCAAACCGGCTGGTATAACGGAACCGAATTTCATCGGGTGATTCCGGGCTTTGTCATTCAAGGCGGCTCCGGTTACACGCGCGCCGGCAGTAAAACCCACGCGGCTGACCGTTGGGTACATAATCTGAAACCCGAATTCAGCAAACTCCCGCACATTCGCGGGGTGCTGTCGATGGCGCGTGGCGATGCCGAAGATTCCGCTTCAACCTCTTTTTTCATCGTGCTCGGAACCGCTTCGCATCTCGACAATCGTTACACGATATTCGGCAAAGTGGTCAGCGGCTTTGATACGATTGAAAAAATCGAAACCGCTCCACGCACCGGCGAAAAACCGAATGAACGAATCGAATTAATCGAAGCGGTCATCAAGCCGTAA
- the rnhA gene encoding ribonuclease HI: MDKVTIYTDGGCIGNPGPGGYGVVLLFNGSRKELSGGFRLTTNNRMELMAAIVALEALKRPCQIRLHSDSKYLVDAMELGWAKRWRANNWKRNKKEKALNPDLWERLLVLCENHEVEFVWVKAHAGNRENERCDYLAKQAAYGNDLPEDDNYLPE; the protein is encoded by the coding sequence ATGGATAAAGTAACAATTTATACGGACGGCGGTTGTATAGGAAATCCCGGTCCCGGCGGTTATGGTGTGGTGTTGCTGTTTAACGGCTCACGCAAAGAATTATCCGGCGGTTTTCGTTTGACGACCAATAATCGCATGGAATTGATGGCGGCAATTGTCGCTCTCGAAGCCTTAAAACGCCCCTGTCAAATCAGGCTGCATTCGGATTCCAAATATCTCGTAGATGCAATGGAACTCGGATGGGCAAAGCGCTGGCGGGCGAACAACTGGAAACGCAATAAAAAAGAGAAAGCTTTGAATCCCGATTTATGGGAGCGGTTATTGGTTTTATGTGAAAACCATGAGGTCGAATTTGTCTGGGTGAAAGCGCATGCCGGAAATCGTGAAAACGAAAGATGCGACTATTTGGCGAAACAAGCGGCTTATGGTAATGATTTGCCGGAAGACGATAATTACTTGCCCGAATAA
- a CDS encoding S8 family serine peptidase, translating into MRANAVASDLAGLGGKLHKSFNAVGVLVAEVPFSKIEQLANDPEIAYVSPDREIETTGHVETTTAAAQVRTAVTGMTLDGTGIGVAVLDSGMDVNHNLLKASTGHPGIVYSQDFTGEGSVLDAYGHGTHVASIIAGSNLVSNGAYRGVAPGAKLINLKVIDSTGRGNASNVIAAIDWCIANQATYNLRVINMSIGTVAKDSYWDDPICYAVENAFYAGIMVVTSAGNAGKDTSGRKVYGTINSPGISPFALTVGALNTFGTDARSDDAVASYSSKGPTRGYYESWGVKYYDNFIKPDLVAPGNKIIAARSNNDTGGSNKILKTATSLAIGSHINVADKVMYMSGSSMAAPVATGAAALLFQAKPGLSVSLVKALLMYTAQPLSGVNTLEQGAGRINIDGAVKIAKLINTNTINIANLGDNMLTAAMPTQTSTIYGQTCYWGKGVITNYVFLYGDDLMKKYHWIYDTWTPLFYGTYASGSFIYLDTFYVYGTVSKSAGVLAHNSVSQLASGSLVTQGTMLADGTLIADGTLIADGTLIADGTMLCDGTLLSDGTIRVSAMVLGDNTICMLPQ; encoded by the coding sequence ATGCGCGCCAACGCGGTTGCCAGTGACCTTGCGGGACTTGGCGGTAAACTGCATAAATCGTTCAACGCGGTTGGGGTGCTGGTCGCCGAGGTTCCTTTTTCAAAAATCGAACAACTCGCAAATGACCCGGAAATCGCTTACGTCTCCCCCGACCGTGAAATCGAAACCACCGGGCATGTCGAAACGACAACGGCTGCCGCGCAGGTGCGAACAGCGGTAACCGGAATGACGCTTGATGGCACAGGCATAGGCGTCGCCGTTCTCGATAGCGGCATGGATGTCAATCATAACCTTCTGAAAGCTTCGACCGGTCATCCCGGCATCGTCTACTCACAGGATTTCACCGGTGAAGGAAGTGTGCTGGACGCTTATGGGCATGGCACGCATGTGGCTTCGATTATTGCCGGAAGCAACCTGGTTTCTAACGGCGCTTATCGCGGCGTCGCGCCGGGAGCCAAACTAATCAATCTGAAAGTCATTGACTCGACCGGTCGTGGAAACGCCAGCAATGTGATTGCGGCAATTGACTGGTGCATAGCAAATCAGGCGACCTATAACCTTCGCGTGATTAATATGAGCATCGGAACCGTCGCCAAAGACAGTTACTGGGATGACCCGATTTGTTATGCCGTCGAAAATGCTTTTTATGCCGGTATTATGGTGGTGACTTCTGCGGGCAATGCCGGTAAAGACACCAGCGGAAGAAAAGTATATGGCACGATTAATTCGCCGGGCATTTCACCGTTTGCCTTGACCGTTGGCGCGCTCAATACGTTCGGAACCGATGCGCGTTCCGATGATGCCGTTGCCAGTTATAGTTCCAAGGGCCCAACCCGTGGTTATTACGAATCGTGGGGCGTTAAATATTATGACAACTTTATAAAACCCGATTTGGTCGCGCCGGGGAATAAAATCATCGCCGCGCGATCCAATAACGATACCGGGGGCAGCAATAAAATTCTGAAAACCGCAACCTCATTAGCAATCGGGTCACATATCAATGTTGCTGATAAGGTGATGTATATGAGTGGCTCTTCGATGGCAGCGCCTGTCGCCACAGGCGCTGCCGCTTTGCTTTTTCAAGCCAAACCCGGTCTTTCCGTCAGCCTGGTTAAAGCCCTTTTAATGTACACCGCGCAACCGCTTTCGGGAGTCAATACCCTTGAACAGGGAGCCGGAAGAATCAATATCGACGGGGCAGTTAAAATTGCCAAACTGATAAACACCAATACGATAAACATCGCCAATCTCGGTGACAACATGTTGACTGCTGCGATGCCTACGCAAACCAGCACGATTTACGGGCAAACCTGTTACTGGGGTAAAGGGGTCATCACCAATTATGTGTTCCTCTATGGCGACGATTTAATGAAAAAGTATCACTGGATATATGATACCTGGACGCCGCTTTTTTATGGCACCTATGCATCCGGCAGTTTTATCTACCTCGATACCTTTTATGTCTATGGCACCGTCAGCAAAAGCGCAGGTGTTTTAGCGCACAACAGCGTTTCACAACTTGCGAGCGGGTCGCTGGTTACCCAGGGCACGATGTTAGCTGACGGAACATTGATTGCCGACGGGACATTGATTGCCGACGGGACATTGATTGCCGATGGGACAATGCTTTGTGACGGCACCTTGCTTAGCGATGGGACGATACGTGTTAGCGCAATGGTTTTAGGCGATAACACGATCTGTATGTTACCGCAATAA
- a CDS encoding amidohydrolase codes for MRKIIALYLLSSSLVILFSPLNALAIERVDFIIRGGTVVTMDGNSRVIENGAVAIRGERIVAVGTSAEIARQFTAARIINASGKAVMPGLINTHTHVPMGLFRGIADDLILSEWLTKFIFPAEAKNVDEEFVRWGTRLGCLEMIKGGTTTYVDMYYFEDAIADETVKAGMRGVLGETVIDFPVPDNKTWDAAMRYTERFIKKWKGHTLITPAIAPHAPYTVSTEHLKQTNALSEKYGVPLVIHVAEAPTETEDIKKRYNATPAAYLESIGLLSNRTIAAHSVWLSDEDIKTFAAREVGVGHCPQSNMKLASGVARVPEMLKAGVNVGLGSDGAASNNDVSIWEEMDSAAKLHKLHWNDPTVVNAKEALEMATIRGARAIHLEKEIGSLEAGKRADLIIVDINSDHQTPMYNIYSNLVYATKASDVETVMINGKPVMTNRRVLTIDEPRVKLKANFYRDKIRRSLAQ; via the coding sequence TTGAGAAAAATTATTGCTCTGTATCTATTAAGTTCCTCATTGGTCATTTTATTTTCCCCTTTAAACGCCCTCGCTATTGAACGTGTTGATTTCATCATTCGCGGCGGCACAGTTGTCACAATGGACGGCAATTCGCGGGTGATTGAAAACGGCGCGGTGGCAATTCGTGGGGAACGCATCGTTGCGGTGGGCACAAGCGCGGAAATTGCCAGACAATTCACCGCAGCGAGAATTATCAACGCCAGTGGCAAAGCCGTTATGCCCGGACTCATCAACACGCATACTCATGTGCCGATGGGACTGTTTCGCGGCATCGCCGATGACCTGATTTTATCGGAGTGGCTCACTAAATTTATCTTTCCTGCCGAAGCCAAAAATGTCGATGAAGAATTTGTCCGTTGGGGGACGCGGCTCGGTTGTCTCGAAATGATTAAAGGCGGCACCACCACTTATGTCGATATGTATTACTTTGAAGATGCGATTGCCGATGAGACCGTGAAAGCCGGAATGCGCGGTGTTCTGGGTGAAACGGTGATTGATTTTCCGGTTCCCGATAACAAAACCTGGGACGCGGCGATGCGTTACACTGAACGGTTCATTAAAAAATGGAAAGGGCATACGCTCATCACTCCGGCAATTGCCCCGCACGCGCCGTACACGGTTTCGACCGAACACCTCAAACAAACCAATGCGCTTTCGGAAAAATATGGTGTGCCGCTGGTCATTCATGTTGCCGAAGCGCCTACGGAAACCGAAGACATTAAAAAACGCTACAATGCCACGCCTGCCGCCTATCTGGAAAGCATCGGCTTGCTATCGAATCGCACCATCGCGGCGCATTCCGTGTGGCTCAGCGATGAAGACATTAAAACCTTTGCCGCGCGCGAAGTCGGCGTCGGTCATTGCCCGCAATCGAATATGAAACTGGCTTCAGGGGTGGCGCGTGTTCCCGAAATGTTGAAAGCCGGAGTCAATGTGGGCTTAGGTTCCGACGGAGCAGCATCGAATAATGATGTGAGTATATGGGAAGAGATGGACTCGGCAGCAAAACTCCATAAACTTCACTGGAACGACCCGACAGTGGTGAATGCCAAAGAAGCTTTGGAAATGGCTACCATTCGCGGCGCGCGGGCGATTCATCTCGAAAAAGAGATTGGTTCACTTGAAGCCGGCAAACGCGCCGACCTCATCATCGTTGATATAAACAGCGACCACCAGACGCCGATGTACAACATCTATTCAAATCTGGTTTATGCGACCAAAGCGAGTGATGTTGAAACCGTAATGATTAACGGCAAACCGGTGATGACCAACCGACGAGTGCTGACCATTGATGAACCAAGGGTGAAATTAAAAGCGAATTTTTACCGGGATAAAATTCGCCGTAGCCTCGCTCAATAA
- a CDS encoding DUF433 domain-containing protein, with the protein MDWRDYIVSTPDVLRGKPRIKGTRI; encoded by the coding sequence TTGGATTGGCGAGATTATATTGTCAGCACGCCTGATGTGCTTCGTGGCAAACCGAGAATTAAAGGCACACGCATCTAG
- a CDS encoding cytidine deaminase, whose translation MSDQELIELAKQAREHAHAPYSKFEVGAALVTTDGKVYTGCNIENSTYGLTTCAERVAIFKAVSEGSKEIAKIAVVADTGNLTPPCGACRQIIWEFAADVTTVILANLDGDVEKCEIKDLLPKAFDASFLEGVG comes from the coding sequence ATTAGCGATCAAGAGTTGATTGAGTTGGCGAAACAGGCAAGGGAACACGCGCACGCGCCTTATTCAAAATTTGAAGTGGGGGCGGCGCTCGTGACTACCGATGGGAAAGTCTATACGGGTTGCAATATCGAAAATTCGACCTATGGATTGACCACCTGCGCCGAACGTGTGGCGATTTTCAAAGCCGTGAGCGAAGGCTCAAAAGAGATTGCCAAAATCGCCGTGGTTGCCGATACCGGGAATCTCACGCCGCCTTGTGGCGCTTGCCGACAAATCATCTGGGAGTTTGCCGCCGATGTCACTACGGTGATTCTCGCCAATCTCGACGGCGATGTTGAAAAATGCGAAATCAAAGATTTATTGCCGAAAGCCTTTGACGCGAGTTTCCTCGAAGGTGTTGGGTAA
- the udk gene encoding uridine kinase, with amino-acid sequence MVIGISGGTGSGKTTVAHKIVEAVGAENVVFLQQDAYYRDLGDMPLEVKHHINFDHPDAFDNDLLLNHLRALKAGEAIDQPIYDYAIHSRTAEKRHIDPRPVIIIEGILVFVSPELRSLMDMKVFVDADADIRFIRRLQRDIEQRGRTTISVIDQYQTTVRPMHLQFVEPSKRYADIIIPEGGDNYVGIDLITEKVKAILNYQR; translated from the coding sequence ATGGTAATTGGCATCAGCGGCGGAACCGGTTCGGGTAAAACCACCGTCGCACATAAAATCGTTGAAGCGGTCGGCGCGGAAAACGTGGTTTTTCTGCAACAGGACGCTTATTATCGCGACCTCGGCGATATGCCGCTTGAAGTCAAACATCACATCAATTTTGATCACCCCGACGCTTTTGATAATGATTTGTTGCTCAATCACCTGCGCGCCTTGAAAGCCGGTGAAGCGATTGACCAACCGATTTATGATTATGCGATTCACTCACGCACCGCAGAAAAACGCCACATCGACCCGCGTCCGGTCATCATCATCGAAGGCATACTGGTTTTCGTCAGCCCCGAACTTCGCAGCCTCATGGATATGAAAGTCTTCGTTGATGCGGATGCCGACATTCGGTTCATACGCCGTTTGCAACGCGACATTGAACAACGCGGACGCACGACGATTTCGGTAATCGATCAGTATCAAACCACCGTGCGCCCCATGCATCTGCAATTCGTTGAGCCATCCAAACGCTATGCTGATATAATCATTCCCGAAGGCGGCGATAATTATGTCGGCATTGATTTGATAACCGAAAAGGTCAAAGCGATTCTCAACTATCAGCGATAA
- a CDS encoding purine-nucleoside phosphorylase: MTIYEKAKEAAEFIRAKLNHREPRVAVVLGSGLGGVADAVIDAVEIHYGDIPNFPVSTVEGHAGKLIIGSLGGVDVLLMKGRFHFYEGYNMQEITLPVRVFSLLGVHSLVLTNAAGGTAEHLGPGKLMLINDHINLMGDNPLRGHNEDQFGLRFPDMTEIYTPAYREIAKAVARELDIDLAEGVYLGLRGPTYETPAEVRMMRSLGGDALGMSTVPEAIVARHAGMKILAISCITNYAAGMSGEEINHLEVMDVGERAGKQLAELVMRIIPRIAA, translated from the coding sequence ATGACCATATATGAAAAAGCAAAAGAGGCTGCTGAATTCATCCGTGCGAAATTGAACCATCGCGAGCCGCGCGTTGCTGTGGTTCTCGGTTCGGGACTTGGTGGTGTTGCCGATGCGGTTATTGATGCGGTTGAAATTCATTACGGCGACATTCCCAACTTTCCGGTTTCAACTGTCGAAGGACATGCGGGCAAATTGATTATCGGGTCGCTTGGCGGCGTTGATGTGTTATTGATGAAAGGTCGCTTTCATTTTTATGAAGGCTACAACATGCAGGAAATCACTTTGCCGGTGCGGGTGTTTTCCTTGCTTGGCGTGCATTCATTGGTGTTGACGAATGCGGCGGGTGGAACCGCCGAGCATTTGGGACCCGGCAAATTGATGTTAATCAACGACCACATCAATTTAATGGGCGATAATCCATTGCGCGGGCACAATGAAGATCAATTCGGTTTGCGCTTTCCCGATATGACGGAAATCTATACGCCTGCTTATCGCGAAATTGCCAAAGCCGTTGCCCGAGAACTCGACATTGATTTAGCCGAAGGAGTTTACCTTGGGCTTCGCGGGCCGACGTATGAAACGCCTGCCGAAGTGCGAATGATGCGCAGTCTCGGCGGCGATGCTTTGGGTATGTCAACGGTTCCCGAAGCGATTGTGGCGCGTCATGCCGGAATGAAAATTCTTGCCATCTCCTGTATCACCAATTACGCTGCCGGTATGAGCGGCGAAGAAATTAATCACCTGGAAGTGATGGATGTCGGTGAACGAGCAGGGAAGCAACTGGCGGAACTGGTGATGCGCATTATTCCGCGCATTGCTGCGTAA
- a CDS encoding ABC transporter permease encodes MEEIQQIINISLLASMIRLSTPLILAALGGLFSERSGVINIALEGMMLSGAFTAAAITAKTQSPWMGLLCACLAGLIVSLIHAVACIKYKADQVVVGTAINILFLGIPALLSGAMFDSTGATPQLPREQTLPDWHIPLIDLIPKVNEVLSGHKPIVYFAFLMVPVTYYVLFKTRFGLRLRAVGENPEAADTAGVSVPKIRYAGVMLSGLLAAIGGAYLSIGQNSLFTRNMTAGRGFIALAALIFGKWQPVGAFLACLLFGVAEAVSIRMQGVVQIPVQFIQIIPYVLTLIVLAGFIGRATPPRALGIPYAKEK; translated from the coding sequence ATGGAAGAAATTCAACAAATCATCAATATCTCGCTGCTGGCTTCGATGATTCGGCTTTCGACGCCATTGATCCTGGCGGCGCTGGGTGGATTGTTTTCCGAACGAAGCGGGGTGATTAATATTGCGCTTGAGGGCATGATGCTATCCGGCGCGTTCACTGCCGCAGCCATCACCGCGAAAACGCAAAGCCCCTGGATGGGATTGCTTTGTGCCTGCCTTGCCGGACTGATCGTGTCATTGATTCATGCGGTGGCTTGCATCAAATACAAAGCCGATCAGGTGGTCGTCGGAACTGCAATCAATATTTTGTTTTTAGGAATACCGGCGCTATTGTCCGGCGCGATGTTCGATTCAACCGGCGCGACGCCGCAATTGCCGCGCGAGCAAACGCTGCCGGATTGGCATATTCCGCTGATTGATTTGATTCCCAAAGTCAACGAAGTTTTATCGGGGCATAAACCGATTGTTTATTTTGCCTTTTTGATGGTGCCGGTCACTTATTACGTTTTATTTAAAACGCGGTTTGGATTAAGGCTTCGCGCGGTTGGTGAAAATCCCGAAGCCGCGGATACGGCGGGCGTAAGCGTTCCGAAAATTCGTTACGCAGGAGTGATGCTAAGCGGGTTGCTGGCGGCAATCGGTGGCGCGTATTTATCCATCGGGCAGAATTCATTGTTTACACGCAATATGACGGCGGGGCGCGGGTTCATTGCGCTTGCGGCATTGATTTTCGGCAAATGGCAGCCGGTCGGCGCATTCCTCGCGTGTCTGTTGTTCGGGGTTGCCGAAGCGGTTTCAATTCGTATGCAGGGGGTTGTGCAAATTCCCGTGCAGTTCATTCAAATCATTCCCTATGTTTTAACTTTGATTGTGCTTGCCGGGTTCATTGGTCGCGCAACGCCGCCGCGGGCTTTAGGCATTCCCTATGCGAAAGAGAAATAG
- a CDS encoding serine hydrolase domain-containing protein encodes MRKPLGFAVILSLLLSVSISVAAQNISNLPGEKIKKIEAAISSTMAKENIPGMSVAVVVDKKLAWMNGYGLADLENYIPAKASTMYRLASISKTITSTAVLQLAERGKLDLDAPVQKYCSAYPQKQWTVTTRQVLAHLGGVRHYGPQDGKFFQGAGENTKHYNSINDSLVFFKDDPLLHEPGSKYLYSSYGYNLLGCVIEGASGMTYLDYVRENVFKPAAMERIREDNVFAIVANRAQGYQKTRSGQLQNSDLADTSYKIPGGGFISTVEDLARFAIAIQSNKLLKTDTLNQAWAKQKLKDGKESNYGLGWQLAERNGLQEVSHGGNQARVTTYLYMIPERGMAVVLMMNLEGVGSRVELARQIADVILQ; translated from the coding sequence ATGCGTAAACCTCTTGGCTTTGCTGTTATTTTATCGCTTTTGCTAAGCGTTTCTATTTCGGTAGCCGCGCAAAATATTTCAAATCTTCCCGGCGAAAAAATCAAAAAAATCGAAGCGGCAATTTCTTCGACGATGGCGAAAGAGAATATTCCGGGAATGTCTGTAGCCGTTGTCGTTGATAAAAAACTCGCGTGGATGAATGGGTATGGGCTTGCTGATTTGGAAAATTATATTCCGGCAAAAGCTTCGACGATGTATCGGCTGGCTTCGATTTCCAAGACCATCACTTCAACGGCGGTGTTGCAACTCGCGGAACGCGGCAAACTCGATTTGGATGCTCCGGTGCAAAAATATTGTTCTGCCTATCCGCAAAAACAATGGACAGTGACCACTCGCCAGGTTCTTGCGCATCTCGGCGGCGTTCGCCATTATGGACCTCAAGACGGCAAGTTTTTTCAAGGGGCAGGGGAAAATACCAAACATTACAACTCCATCAATGACAGTCTGGTGTTTTTCAAAGATGACCCGCTGCTTCACGAACCCGGCAGCAAATATTTGTATTCGAGTTATGGATACAATTTGCTTGGTTGTGTCATCGAAGGCGCATCGGGGATGACCTATCTCGATTATGTGCGCGAGAATGTTTTTAAACCCGCAGCGATGGAACGCATCCGCGAAGACAATGTATTCGCAATTGTCGCGAATCGCGCGCAAGGCTATCAGAAAACCCGCAGCGGTCAGTTGCAGAACTCCGACCTTGCCGATACCAGTTATAAAATTCCCGGCGGCGGGTTCATTTCAACCGTCGAAGATTTAGCGCGATTTGCCATCGCCATTCAATCAAACAAACTGTTAAAAACCGACACCCTCAATCAGGCGTGGGCGAAACAGAAATTGAAAGATGGCAAAGAATCAAACTATGGCTTAGGTTGGCAACTCGCTGAACGCAACGGACTGCAAGAGGTTTCGCACGGCGGCAATCAAGCGCGGGTGACGACCTATTTGTACATGATTCCCGAACGCGGCATGGCTGTGGTTTTAATGATGAACCTCGAAGGCGTCGGCAGTCGCGTGGAACTCGCCAGACAAATTGCTGATGTAATTTTGCAGTAG
- a CDS encoding type II toxin-antitoxin system HicB family antitoxin: MSKKYKYELVIYWSAEDKSFIAEVPELPGCAADGATYAEAVANVEVIIDEWIATAKELGRAIPIPKGRLMYA, from the coding sequence ATGAGCAAGAAGTACAAATATGAGTTAGTCATTTATTGGAGTGCAGAAGATAAATCCTTTATCGCAGAAGTTCCCGAATTACCTGGGTGCGCTGCTGATGGCGCTACTTATGCAGAGGCTGTCGCTAATGTTGAAGTCATCATTGATGAATGGATTGCAACAGCAAAAGAACTAGGCAGAGCAATTCCAATTCCTAAAGGCAGATTAATGTATGCGTAA
- a CDS encoding type II toxin-antitoxin system HicA family toxin: MGKHDKLLAKVLLGKSDANIQFTELCQLLTCLGFDERIRGGHHIFTKDGVEEILNLQAIGAKAKPYQVQQVRKVIVRYKLGD; this comes from the coding sequence ATGGGGAAACACGATAAGTTACTGGCTAAAGTTCTGCTTGGGAAGTCGGATGCGAATATTCAGTTTACAGAACTTTGTCAGTTACTGACATGTTTAGGTTTTGATGAGCGCATTCGCGGCGGTCATCATATCTTTACTAAAGATGGGGTTGAAGAAATTTTGAATTTACAAGCAATCGGCGCGAAAGCCAAACCCTATCAAGTGCAACAAGTTCGCAAGGTGATTGTGCGATATAAACTTGGAGATTGA
- a CDS encoding DUF262 domain-containing protein: MAQAPSLLEPIFNNCSPINGLTGSAIFQTENCWRIDFMDVLRYEYGDKTIQELVLLFKNGQLKLEPGFQRDSVWTDSDRKSLIKTILQNYPIPSVFLYKRNDNGKLVYDVIDGKQRIESMLMFQGLIRGNRFSVKLLENKEEWDWRRIKVRGLEHQFMSYKIQTVEIAGELSDIIDLFVRINSTGKKLTGAEKRHAKYYRSEFLKQAGKLAKQYESFFIQNKILSRGQISRMKHVELTSELLASINTRGPINKKKELDNIIGGQSIKGSVLQKCRNDFIRVINIIKKMFPEIRATRFANAVDFYSVFLLVWELDKNQCVLTDVKRNRQSQKLLVWLSNGVDEVRQQVRKTEGAKPEQRLFADYLLTVQGDTDSQATRKRRADILRGILGGLFDKKDSQRKFTIEQRRLIWHSDEKKKCSNCNEQLDWNNFTIDHLKAHSKGGRTILSNATVMCRSCNSSKGAK, from the coding sequence TTGGCGCAAGCGCCCTCGCTTCTTGAGCCTATTTTCAACAATTGCAGTCCAATCAATGGGCTGACCGGCAGCGCCATTTTCCAAACTGAGAATTGCTGGAGGATTGATTTTATGGATGTGCTTAGATATGAGTATGGAGATAAAACGATTCAAGAATTAGTCCTGCTTTTCAAGAATGGTCAACTAAAACTTGAGCCTGGATTTCAGCGAGATTCTGTATGGACGGATAGCGATAGAAAGAGTCTAATAAAGACAATTCTACAAAATTACCCTATTCCCTCTGTCTTTTTGTATAAAAGAAATGACAATGGAAAATTAGTTTATGATGTAATCGATGGTAAACAACGAATTGAATCTATGTTGATGTTTCAAGGGTTAATTCGTGGGAATCGTTTTTCAGTCAAGTTACTCGAAAATAAGGAAGAGTGGGATTGGCGACGGATAAAAGTTAGAGGACTTGAGCATCAATTTATGAGTTACAAAATTCAAACGGTTGAAATAGCAGGTGAGCTATCCGACATTATAGACCTTTTCGTTCGTATCAATTCTACCGGGAAAAAACTCACGGGCGCAGAGAAAAGGCACGCGAAATATTATCGAAGTGAATTTTTGAAACAAGCTGGTAAACTTGCGAAGCAATACGAGAGCTTTTTTATTCAAAATAAAATATTATCCCGAGGACAAATCAGCCGGATGAAGCACGTCGAATTAACTTCAGAGTTATTAGCTTCAATCAACACTCGCGGACCTATCAATAAAAAGAAAGAGTTAGACAATATAATTGGCGGACAATCTATAAAAGGAAGCGTTTTGCAAAAATGCAGAAATGATTTTATACGGGTTATCAATATTATTAAAAAAATGTTTCCTGAAATACGCGCAACCCGTTTTGCCAATGCGGTTGATTTTTACTCTGTTTTCCTTCTTGTTTGGGAGTTGGATAAAAACCAATGCGTCTTAACCGATGTTAAACGTAACAGACAATCCCAAAAATTACTTGTATGGTTATCTAACGGAGTTGATGAAGTTCGACAACAAGTTCGCAAAACCGAAGGGGCAAAACCTGAACAACGCTTGTTCGCTGATTATTTATTAACTGTGCAAGGTGATACGGACAGCCAAGCTACTCGAAAAAGGCGAGCAGATATCTTGCGGGGTATTTTGGGTGGATTGTTCGACAAGAAAGATAGCCAGCGAAAATTTACAATCGAACAACGTCGCCTTATTTGGCATTCGGATGAAAAGAAAAAATGTTCAAATTGTAATGAGCAATTGGATTGGAATAATTTCACTATCGACCACCTTAAAGCACACTCAAAAGGCGGTCGCACAATTCTATCAAACGCTACGGTGATGTGCCGTAGTTGTAATTCTAGCAAAGGTGCCAAGTAA